The genomic stretch TGCTGGGCGACACCCGCCAGGCCCTGGCGGTGGCCCGGTCCGTGGACGGCCCCATCGACTGGAGCAGGACCAACGCGCCGGTGGCACACATGGTCTGGGCGCGTGCGCTGGTGCTGGCGGGCTGCACGGAAGCGGAGGCGAGCGGCGCGGTCCTGGCCGCTCGGAGCGAAGGCACGACGCCCACCTGCGTGCGCTGACCGCGCCAGGCCTACGCGCGGGTCAGAGCGCGTTGAGCAGCTCGATGGCGACGACCGCCACGTCGACGGAGTTCGCCACCTTCTTGCGGGCACGCGCGCGCGCCTTGCTCACCACGGGGGTGTCCGACGCCGGGCGGGGCAGCACGAGACCATGTCGCGCATCGGCATCATGGAGCGCCTCGAGGGTGGCCTCGGACGTGGTCTCGACCAGGGACGCGTCGAGCCAGGCCGCCAACGCCACGGCGATGGCCTTGGTGCGCGCCGCCTCGCTCGCGCGGACACGGCCGAGCCGCAGCACGGTCCCGCCATGGCGCAGCGCCAGGCGTACATCGAACGCGTTGGTGTCCACCTGGTGGCGGGTCAACAGCAGCGCCGGCGGGTCGAGCGCGCCCTTCTTTCCTCGCGACCAGAGCGAGCGCGTGGCACGGTCCACGACGGTCTTCTTCGGGCGGGCGTGGCGCACACCGAGCACGCCCATGACCACTGCGGGGAGAAGCGACGCCAGCACTTCGTGGACGTGCGCGAAGCGGTCGAGCTGGATCACCACCAAACAGATGACCGCGAGCGCCGACGCGCCCCCGAGGGCCAGCGCGGCCAGCACCCAGCCACCGGCCACGCGCAAGTCCCACGTCCGACGCAGCTCGAGCACGCTGCCCTCGACGTGCGCGCTGGTCTGGTCGCCGAGGGCACTGCCCCAAGCGTCGAGGACCCTCGCCAGGTCGTGGCTGTGATAGCGGTAGCCGCCGTTCATCTCATCGCTTCCACGGTGATTCCTGGGGAGGCTATCGACATTGGCGGACGCCAGCAACGCCGCGGGCGATGGCTGCGGTCGAGCCGAGACGGCGTCGACCACTGGCCGAGTGGCCCCGTCGGCGCTACCAGAGAGGCCATGCCTGCCCCGAAGACCATCCACTTCATCTCCCTCGGATGCGCCAAGAACCGCGTCGACACCGAGGTGATGCTGGGCGTCTCCGGGCTGTCCGGCTTCGCGCCGGTAGACGATCCCGAGGCCGCCGAGGTCATCGTGGTGAACACCTGCGGGTTCATCGACGCGGCCAAGGAAGAGTCCGTGGACACCATCCTCGAGATGGCCGAACTCAAGCGCAGCGGCGCATGCAAGAAGCTGGTGGTCGCGGGCTGCCTCTCGCAGCGCTACGCCAAGGACCTCGAGCTGGAGATGCCCGAGGTGGACCACTTCCTCGGCTCGAGCGACATGCTGAAGCTGGGCGAAGTGCTGGACCCGAGGGCCGCCGCCGCCCGCATGCTGGTGGGCAACCCCGCCGAGTGGACCATCCGCGCTACGGACCCGCGCACGCTCACCCAGCGCGGGCACAGCGCGTACATGAAGATCGCGGAGGGCTGCAACCGTCAGTGCAGCTTCTGCGCCATCCCCGGCATCCGCGGCAAGCAGCGCTCGCGCACGGTGGAAGACGTGGTCATGGAGGCCACGCAGCTGGCCGAACGTGGCGTGGTGGAGCTCAACCTGGTCAGCCAGGACACCATCGCATTTGGGCGCGACCTCACCCAGAAGGCCACCCTGGCGCAGCTCATCGAGGCCCTGGGCGAGGTGAGCGGCATCTCTTGGATCCGCGTGCACTACCTGTACCCCGAGGCGCTCACCGAGCCGCTGGTGGAGCTGTTCGCCAAGCACCCGAAGGTGCTGCCCTACATCGACATGCCGCTGCAGCACGCGGCCGATTCCATGCTCATGCGCATGCGGCGCGGCCACGGGGGCGAGCGGCTCTACCGCGTGGTGGACACGCTGCGGCAGAACATCCCCGACATGGTGTTCCGCACCACGTTCATCGTGGGGCACCCGGGCGAGACCGACGCGGACTTCGCCGAGCTGAAGAAGTTCGTGCAGTACTCCGAGTTCGACCACGTGGGCGTGTTCCGCTATTCGCACGAAGAGGACACACACGCGGGCACCATGACCGACCTGGTGGAGCCTGAGGTCATCGCGGCGCGCCACGAAGAGCTGATGGGCCTGCAGCGGCCGATCAGCCGCGACAAGCTCGAGGCGCGCGTGGGCACCGAGCTCGAGGTGCTGGTGGACGGCGAGAGCGACGAGAGCGAGTTTCTGCTCGAGGGCCGCTGGTGGGGTCAGGCGCCCGAGGTGGACGGCAAGATCTACCTGGCCAACGGCGAGGCGGAGCCCGGCGAGATCCGGCGGGCGCTGGTGCGCGACGCGGGGGACTACGATCTGGTGGCGGACCTGCTGGACCGTGACGGGAACTGGACCGCGCCGCCCGGCGTGGAGCGCCCGGAGCGCCGCACGGCGCGCAGCCGGCCGAAGAAGAAGCAGCTCCGGGTGATGTAGAACGGGTCGTGGACACGGGAGACGGACGTGGCGTACGACACGCGTCATGGACTCAGATCAGCCCGTGCGCGAAGAGTGGGACTTCTACCCGTGCCAGGTCGATGACCGTCCGGCCTCCATGTTCTTGAACCTCGGGTTCGTGGACGCAATGCCCCCACACGCGATGCCCGTGCTGCACTGGGTGGGGCTCGAGATGCTGCACCCCGGGGAGCACGGCATGGGCGTGCAGCCGGACGTGGACAGCCTCTTCGTCTGCGAAGACGCTATTGTCCCGGCCCTGGCCACGCTGGGCTTGGTGTTCGTGGCACGTCTCCGCAACCACGGGGAGTGGCGCCTGCACTTGTACGGCCCCCCCGTCGTCGAGGAACGCATGCTGGCCACCTTGGAGCGAGCGCTCGACGGTCAGGCGCGGGGCTTTCGCTTCGGCTGCCAAGACGACCCCGAGGGCGAGTGCTACGCGGGCTTCCTGTATCCACCGCCCGAGCGACTGCAGTGGATCATGGACCGTCGCTTGGTGGCGCAGCTCCAACAGCACGGCGACGTGCTGACCGCCGAGCGGCCCGTGGACCACTTTCTCAACTTCCCAGAGGGCGTGGACGTGAGCGGCTTCTGTGCGGCGGCCAGAGAGCTCGGCTTCGGGATGCTCGAAGAGCTACC from Sandaracinaceae bacterium encodes the following:
- the rimO gene encoding 30S ribosomal protein S12 methylthiotransferase RimO; protein product: MPAPKTIHFISLGCAKNRVDTEVMLGVSGLSGFAPVDDPEAAEVIVVNTCGFIDAAKEESVDTILEMAELKRSGACKKLVVAGCLSQRYAKDLELEMPEVDHFLGSSDMLKLGEVLDPRAAAARMLVGNPAEWTIRATDPRTLTQRGHSAYMKIAEGCNRQCSFCAIPGIRGKQRSRTVEDVVMEATQLAERGVVELNLVSQDTIAFGRDLTQKATLAQLIEALGEVSGISWIRVHYLYPEALTEPLVELFAKHPKVLPYIDMPLQHAADSMLMRMRRGHGGERLYRVVDTLRQNIPDMVFRTTFIVGHPGETDADFAELKKFVQYSEFDHVGVFRYSHEEDTHAGTMTDLVEPEVIAARHEELMGLQRPISRDKLEARVGTELEVLVDGESDESEFLLEGRWWGQAPEVDGKIYLANGEAEPGEIRRALVRDAGDYDLVADLLDRDGNWTAPPGVERPERRTARSRPKKKQLRVM
- a CDS encoding DUF695 domain-containing protein; this encodes MDSDQPVREEWDFYPCQVDDRPASMFLNLGFVDAMPPHAMPVLHWVGLEMLHPGEHGMGVQPDVDSLFVCEDAIVPALATLGLVFVARLRNHGEWRLHLYGPPVVEERMLATLERALDGQARGFRFGCQDDPEGECYAGFLYPPPERLQWIMDRRLVAQLQQHGDVLTAERPVDHFLNFPEGVDVSGFCAAARELGFGMLEELPPAVDGMQSVPLQRMDTVELDAIHEAVMQLVDLAASYDGAHDGWGCPLVKAGDAA